In Hwangdonia lutea, a single window of DNA contains:
- the cls gene encoding cardiolipin synthase, with protein sequence MNWILIGETVYILLVVFVIFRVLRDTRSSTKALAYILFIVFVPFFGMIFYFSVGINYRKRKLYSKKIVEDEPLRQRIRSRMNAYSKAVGNAGLTALKSETLIEFTRRSSSSPLTANNEVKLLINGEEKFPELLKAIENATHHIHFEYYIYENDITGNQVADLLIKKAKQGVEVRFMYDDFGSHGLGEPFIKKLQDAGVQTAPFYEIRWYAFANRLNYRNHRKIVVIDGMIGFVGGINMSDKYRNDLKAENHLYWRDTHLLIKGQATAYLQYLFMGDWNFCSTTPFEYSETYFIDSTKQDVYTPEVVQIAASGPDSKQPVIFYSLLEAISSAKKSIYITSPYFIPDESLMDVLIIAILGGLDVKILIPGVSDSKMVNAAASAYYTELLQVGAKIYKYNKGFVHAKTMVIDDDLAIIGSANMDYRSFDLNFEVNAMVYSKNIAAQLTEAFENDLKVSTLIDAEAWLNRPKYIHLWERLVRLTSPFL encoded by the coding sequence ATGAATTGGATTTTAATTGGCGAAACCGTATATATACTGTTAGTCGTTTTTGTCATTTTTAGGGTGCTGCGCGATACCCGAAGCAGTACCAAAGCATTGGCTTACATCTTGTTTATTGTATTTGTACCGTTTTTTGGTATGATTTTTTATTTTTCCGTTGGAATTAATTACAGAAAACGAAAGCTGTATTCGAAAAAAATAGTGGAAGACGAGCCACTTCGGCAACGCATCAGAAGCCGCATGAATGCCTACTCTAAAGCCGTTGGTAATGCAGGCTTAACGGCTCTTAAAAGTGAAACCCTAATCGAGTTTACTCGCCGCTCGAGCAGCAGTCCGCTAACAGCAAACAACGAGGTAAAACTCTTGATAAATGGTGAGGAAAAATTCCCTGAACTGTTAAAGGCTATTGAAAACGCCACCCATCACATTCATTTTGAATATTATATTTATGAAAATGACATTACCGGAAACCAGGTTGCAGACCTGCTTATTAAAAAAGCAAAACAAGGCGTTGAGGTGCGTTTTATGTACGACGATTTTGGAAGCCATGGCTTAGGAGAACCATTCATTAAAAAACTGCAGGACGCTGGTGTGCAAACCGCACCTTTCTACGAAATAAGATGGTATGCTTTTGCCAACCGACTTAATTACAGAAACCATCGAAAAATTGTGGTTATAGACGGTATGATTGGTTTTGTTGGCGGCATTAATATGAGCGATAAATACCGAAACGACTTAAAGGCAGAAAACCACCTATATTGGCGCGATACGCATTTATTGATAAAGGGACAGGCCACAGCCTATTTGCAATACTTGTTTATGGGCGATTGGAATTTTTGCAGCACGACACCTTTTGAGTATTCCGAAACCTATTTTATAGACAGCACAAAACAAGATGTTTATACACCCGAAGTGGTGCAAATTGCAGCCTCGGGTCCGGATAGTAAACAACCCGTAATTTTCTATTCCCTTTTGGAAGCCATCAGTTCAGCCAAAAAAAGCATATACATTACAAGTCCTTATTTTATTCCAGACGAAAGTTTGATGGATGTTTTAATTATTGCCATTCTCGGCGGATTGGATGTTAAAATTTTAATTCCAGGAGTTTCAGATTCCAAAATGGTTAATGCGGCGGCAAGTGCTTATTATACGGAGTTGCTTCAGGTTGGTGCAAAAATTTATAAGTATAACAAAGGATTTGTGCACGCCAAAACTATGGTTATTGATGATGATTTGGCAATAATCGGTTCCGCCAATATGGACTACCGGAGTTTTGATTTGAATTTTGAAGTTAATGCCATGGTTTATAGCAAAAACATTGCAGCACAACTTACAGAGGCTTTTGAAAATGACTTAAAAGTGTCTACATTAATTGATGCGGAAGCATGGTTAAACAGACCAAAGTATATTCATTTATGGGAACGATTGGTACGATTAACATCGCCATTTTTATAA
- a CDS encoding mechanosensitive ion channel family protein — translation MMEFLETYKQTIINGVIVIAIIIVLRILTNKLHNWLSKEKQRKFPGEPSKSLNVLKRILNTLWVVLGLIALTFLVVDETQQSMLANEFKTVLYIGVVLALTVIAASMSNTWFKYDIKRKIENEQDPTSFQFLRYVVLVAIYFVGILLCLLAFPSLKGVAQTALGGAGVMALIAGLAAQEALANIIGGLFIITFKPFKVGNLIKVTDTMVGRVVDITLRHTVIRNFENKMIVIPNAIINKEKLINYDMGELKCCERIEIGISYDSDVDLAKKIMQEECENHPLILDNRTEQDIANGKPIVRTALIKLDASSVIIRAWTWERSYSDSFQLKVDVLESIKKRFDKEGIEIPFPYRTIVMKNNKD, via the coding sequence ATGATGGAATTTCTAGAAACCTATAAACAAACTATTATTAACGGGGTAATCGTCATTGCTATTATTATAGTTTTGCGCATATTAACTAATAAACTGCACAATTGGCTTTCTAAAGAAAAGCAGCGGAAATTTCCTGGAGAACCCTCAAAATCTTTAAATGTATTAAAACGCATTCTCAATACACTATGGGTTGTTTTGGGGTTAATTGCTTTAACTTTTCTTGTTGTAGATGAAACCCAACAAAGCATGTTGGCCAACGAATTTAAAACCGTACTCTATATTGGGGTAGTTTTGGCACTTACCGTAATTGCGGCGTCAATGTCTAATACGTGGTTTAAATACGACATCAAAAGAAAGATAGAAAACGAACAGGACCCAACCAGTTTTCAGTTTTTACGATACGTCGTTCTTGTTGCTATTTATTTTGTTGGCATACTTCTGTGTCTTTTGGCCTTTCCGTCGCTTAAAGGGGTGGCTCAAACGGCTTTAGGGGGCGCTGGCGTTATGGCGCTTATTGCGGGACTTGCAGCGCAAGAGGCCTTGGCTAATATTATAGGCGGTTTGTTTATTATTACTTTTAAGCCGTTTAAAGTAGGCAATCTTATAAAAGTAACAGACACGATGGTGGGTCGGGTTGTAGACATCACACTGCGGCATACGGTAATTCGTAATTTTGAAAATAAAATGATAGTTATTCCAAACGCTATAATCAATAAGGAAAAATTGATCAATTACGATATGGGCGAACTAAAATGCTGCGAACGGATTGAAATTGGAATATCCTATGATAGTGATGTTGATTTGGCCAAAAAAATCATGCAGGAAGAATGTGAAAATCACCCATTAATCTTAGATAATCGGACAGAACAGGATATAGCGAATGGGAAACCCATAGTGCGAACAGCGTTAATAAAACTAGATGCATCATCGGTGATTATAAGGGCTTGGACATGGGAACGAAGTTATAGCGATAGTTTTCAACTTAAAGTTGATGTTTTGGAAAGCATTAAAAAACGGTTTGATAAAGAAGGGATTGAAATCCCGTTCCCTTACAGAACTATTGTCATGAAAAACAATAAAGATTAA
- a CDS encoding response regulator transcription factor → MSSNGMKHINIAIIEDDAIVQESLSDFFEGLPHMECLLISASVEDFLKDLKPLKKTPDILLLDINLLGMSGIEGIPLILNECPNTDIIMLTTFEDTDSIFKALCAGACSYLSKKTPLKKIQEAIEVVFDGGSYMSPSIARKIVNTYTPKRNKKSILTPRQTEIVAGIVAGKSYKMIADDLFVSLDTVRSHIKNIYKTLEINCKAELIKKSYDNEL, encoded by the coding sequence ATGAGTAGCAACGGCATGAAACACATAAACATAGCCATTATTGAGGATGATGCCATAGTACAGGAAAGTCTCAGCGATTTTTTTGAGGGCTTACCCCATATGGAATGTTTGCTTATATCGGCTTCCGTTGAAGACTTTCTTAAAGATTTAAAGCCCTTAAAAAAAACACCGGATATTTTACTTTTAGATATTAATCTTTTGGGAATGTCTGGGATTGAGGGGATTCCTCTAATACTAAATGAATGCCCAAATACAGACATTATTATGCTCACCACGTTTGAGGATACCGACAGCATTTTCAAGGCCTTATGTGCTGGAGCCTGTTCTTATTTATCTAAAAAAACACCATTAAAAAAAATACAGGAAGCTATTGAGGTGGTTTTCGATGGAGGCTCGTATATGTCGCCTTCCATAGCTCGAAAAATTGTAAACACCTATACCCCAAAACGGAATAAAAAATCAATCTTAACACCAAGGCAAACTGAAATTGTTGCCGGTATTGTAGCGGGAAAAAGCTATAAAATGATTGCTGATGATCTGTTTGTTTCGCTCGATACGGTTAGAAGTCACATCAAAAACATTTACAAAACACTTGAGATAAATTGTAAAGCTGAGTTAATTAAAAAATCTTATGACAACGAACTTTAA
- a CDS encoding TMEM175 family protein has translation MAENNNIIEKARLENFSDGVIAILITILVMVFEIPEDFLNRNYSVFELIEYLIPQLIPYAVSFLVIAAHLINHHLLFSKMKAVNATFIWLNLLFLFSLSLIVYPTALLGQNHNQEAATMLLIGAYFFKAVTFRWLHHFAIFKSGLYITKSSKKELRKEDILSWLKGPLLEVIAFFLIFIDFRLALGLIFVVTLTDIIPPKKL, from the coding sequence ATGGCAGAAAATAACAATATTATAGAAAAGGCTAGATTAGAAAATTTTAGCGATGGTGTAATTGCCATTTTAATAACCATTTTGGTTATGGTATTTGAAATTCCGGAAGATTTTTTGAATAGGAATTATTCAGTTTTTGAACTCATAGAATATTTAATTCCTCAACTCATTCCGTATGCCGTCAGTTTTTTGGTTATAGCAGCGCACTTAATCAATCATCACCTTCTTTTTAGTAAAATGAAAGCCGTAAACGCCACCTTTATATGGCTCAATTTATTGTTTTTGTTTTCATTGTCGCTTATTGTTTATCCAACAGCGTTACTTGGGCAAAATCATAATCAAGAAGCTGCAACTATGCTGTTAATTGGGGCCTATTTTTTTAAAGCGGTAACGTTTAGATGGCTCCATCATTTCGCGATATTTAAAAGTGGCTTGTACATAACAAAAAGCTCAAAAAAAGAATTGAGAAAAGAAGACATTTTAAGCTGGTTAAAAGGACCGCTTTTAGAAGTCATTGCTTTTTTCTTAATTTTTATTGATTTCAGATTGGCACTGGGACTCATATTTGTGGTTACATTAACAGATATTATTCCGCCAAAAAAACTGTAA
- the fdhA gene encoding formaldehyde dehydrogenase, glutathione-independent — translation MCKNHGVSYMGPGKVEVLEIDYPKLALGDRKCEHGVILKIVATNICGSDQHMVRGRTTAEKGLVLGHEITGEVIELGRDVEFIKKGDMVSVPFNIACGRCRNCKTGLTGICLNVNDARPGAAYGYVDMGGWVGGQSEYVMVPYADFNLLKFPDKDQAMEKILDLTMLSDILPTGFHGAVTAGVTVGSVVYIAGAGPVGLAAAASCHLLGAAVVIVGDLNEERLAHARTFGCETINLTNNIPVEEQIAMIVGIPEVDCFVDCVGFEASGHGSSAGKEQPAIVLNQAMAITRAGGQIGIPGLYVTEDPGAVDDAAKQGSLKIRFGLGWAKSHSFHTGQTPVMKYHKQLMNAILFDKIDIAKAVNVEVISLNEAPKGYAAFDSGVAKKFVIDPHGMIA, via the coding sequence ATGTGCAAAAATCATGGCGTCTCTTATATGGGACCAGGAAAAGTAGAAGTATTGGAAATAGACTATCCAAAACTAGCATTAGGAGACCGTAAATGTGAACACGGTGTTATATTAAAGATTGTTGCCACTAATATTTGTGGTTCAGATCAACATATGGTAAGAGGAAGAACAACTGCCGAAAAAGGATTGGTGCTTGGGCACGAAATTACTGGCGAGGTGATAGAGTTAGGGCGAGATGTTGAGTTTATTAAAAAAGGAGATATGGTTTCGGTACCCTTTAATATTGCCTGTGGTCGCTGTAGAAATTGTAAAACAGGATTAACAGGGATTTGCTTAAATGTAAATGATGCTCGTCCGGGAGCCGCTTATGGGTATGTGGATATGGGCGGATGGGTTGGAGGCCAATCGGAATATGTCATGGTGCCCTATGCCGATTTTAACTTGTTAAAATTTCCAGATAAGGATCAAGCCATGGAAAAAATATTGGACTTAACCATGTTATCCGATATTCTGCCAACAGGATTTCATGGCGCAGTTACAGCAGGTGTCACAGTAGGTTCGGTTGTATACATTGCTGGTGCAGGACCAGTTGGATTAGCTGCAGCTGCAAGTTGCCATTTACTAGGCGCAGCGGTTGTAATAGTTGGTGACCTTAATGAAGAGCGTCTTGCTCATGCGAGAACTTTTGGTTGTGAAACCATTAATTTGACCAATAATATTCCTGTTGAAGAACAAATTGCCATGATCGTAGGCATCCCAGAAGTTGATTGTTTTGTTGATTGCGTAGGTTTTGAGGCGAGCGGTCATGGTTCTAGTGCAGGTAAAGAACAGCCTGCCATAGTGTTAAACCAAGCCATGGCGATTACAAGAGCTGGTGGTCAAATAGGAATTCCCGGGCTGTATGTTACAGAAGATCCAGGAGCTGTAGATGACGCTGCAAAGCAAGGAAGCTTGAAAATTAGGTTTGGATTAGGTTGGGCAAAGTCCCATTCTTTCCATACAGGGCAAACACCAGTAATGAAATATCACAAGCAATTAATGAATGCCATATTATTTGATAAAATTGATATTGCAAAAGCCGTAAATGTTGAAGTTATTAGTCTGAATGAAGCACCCAAAGGCTATGCAGCGTTCGATTCTGGCGTCGCCAAAAAGTTTGTTATTGACCCTCACGGTATGATTGCATAA
- a CDS encoding GlcG/HbpS family heme-binding protein translates to MNITLEQAEKAISAAKQKSTEIDTKMNIAVVDAGANLVAFGRMDGAWLGSLDISIKKAKTARFFDMNTGIIGELSQPGGSLYNIEHSNNGLITFPGGIPIKNASGDVIGAIGVSGSSVENDHTVAEAGATAI, encoded by the coding sequence ATGAACATTACATTAGAACAAGCAGAAAAAGCAATTTCAGCAGCAAAACAAAAATCGACGGAAATTGACACTAAAATGAATATTGCCGTTGTAGATGCAGGTGCAAATTTAGTAGCATTCGGAAGAATGGATGGTGCATGGTTAGGCTCATTGGATATTTCAATTAAGAAGGCCAAAACAGCACGTTTCTTTGATATGAATACTGGAATTATTGGCGAATTATCACAACCAGGTGGTTCTTTATATAACATAGAACATTCAAATAACGGATTAATAACTTTCCCAGGAGGTATTCCAATTAAAAACGCTTCAGGTGACGTCATTGGTGCCATTGGAGTAAGTGGAAGTTCAGTTGAAAACGATCATACCGTTGCAGAAGCTGGAGCAACAGCTATCTAA
- a CDS encoding GreA/GreB family elongation factor, whose amino-acid sequence MSRGFVKEDDQEEIPLVPPRADLPEGVINYVTQVGMQALLNEKKELLNDIEQLETNNENERRIATNHINAKLQLLNQRISTAKIIDLETQPQNEVRFGATITLKIDAVKEVQKYQIVGVDEADISKGKISFVSPIARILTHKKVGDKAILKLVNGERVFEILDIAYN is encoded by the coding sequence ATGAGTAGAGGATTTGTAAAAGAAGACGATCAAGAGGAGATCCCATTGGTACCTCCAAGAGCCGATTTACCCGAAGGTGTTATCAATTACGTAACACAAGTGGGTATGCAAGCCCTTTTGAATGAAAAAAAGGAGCTTCTTAATGATATTGAACAACTGGAAACCAACAATGAAAACGAAAGACGAATTGCAACAAATCATATCAATGCGAAATTGCAATTACTGAATCAGAGAATTTCCACAGCTAAAATAATCGACTTAGAAACACAACCACAAAACGAAGTTCGATTTGGTGCAACCATAACACTTAAAATTGATGCTGTAAAAGAGGTTCAAAAATACCAAATTGTTGGCGTTGATGAGGCCGATATTTCAAAAGGAAAAATTTCCTTTGTATCGCCAATAGCCAGAATCTTAACACATAAAAAAGTTGGCGACAAAGCCATTTTAAAACTGGTAAACGGAGAACGGGTTTTTGAAATTTTGGACATCGCCTATAACTAA
- a CDS encoding NADP-dependent oxidoreductase — protein MKAVQHIAYKEISESIKFSDIEKPSINKNEVLIEAYAASVNPLDIKVLTGKLKMRKNYTLPAKMGYDVSGKIIEKGENVTNFNIGDEVYAYVDKQGAFAEYVSVKQNIVSLKPKNTTFEEAASLPLVSLTATQALRRGKLKAGDKILIHAGSGGVGSVAIQMAKTTGAYVYTTTSTDNVQWVKALGADRVIDYKTEDYKTIVKDADMVLDTLGNKYTEDAFKVIKKGGKVITLVGPVDKETANRMKLNFFARTYLAWKRRKVTKRISEKAAYYSLVLLRPNSRQLNEITKQVESEKIKTNIEKEYPLKDAINAVLHVANGRTKGKVVIKIK, from the coding sequence ATGAAAGCAGTACAACATATAGCCTATAAAGAAATTTCAGAAAGCATTAAATTTTCTGATATTGAAAAGCCAAGCATCAACAAGAATGAAGTCTTAATTGAAGCTTATGCCGCCAGTGTAAATCCACTAGACATAAAAGTGCTTACCGGTAAATTAAAAATGCGCAAAAACTATACTTTACCGGCAAAAATGGGATACGATGTAAGTGGTAAAATTATTGAAAAAGGCGAAAATGTTACCAATTTCAACATTGGAGATGAGGTCTATGCCTATGTCGATAAGCAAGGTGCTTTTGCAGAGTATGTTTCCGTAAAGCAAAACATTGTAAGCTTAAAACCAAAAAACACAACCTTTGAGGAAGCGGCAAGTTTACCATTGGTTAGCCTAACCGCAACACAAGCATTGCGACGTGGCAAGCTAAAAGCTGGCGATAAAATTTTAATCCATGCAGGCTCAGGCGGTGTGGGGTCGGTAGCAATCCAAATGGCAAAAACAACAGGCGCTTATGTGTATACAACCACAAGTACCGATAACGTACAATGGGTTAAAGCATTGGGCGCAGACCGTGTAATCGATTATAAAACCGAAGACTATAAAACCATTGTAAAAGATGCTGATATGGTTTTGGACACGCTAGGGAACAAGTATACCGAAGATGCTTTTAAAGTGATAAAAAAAGGCGGAAAAGTAATAACCCTTGTGGGTCCGGTTGATAAAGAAACGGCCAACAGAATGAAATTGAACTTTTTTGCCAGAACTTATTTAGCATGGAAAAGAAGGAAGGTAACAAAGCGTATTTCTGAAAAAGCAGCGTACTACAGTCTTGTACTTTTACGTCCCAATTCGAGACAGCTTAATGAAATTACCAAACAGGTAGAATCTGAAAAAATCAAAACCAATATCGAAAAAGAATACCCTTTAAAAGATGCAATAAACGCTGTGCTTCATGTGGCAAATGGGCGCACCAAAGGGAAGGTTGTTATTAAAATAAAGTAA
- a CDS encoding helix-turn-helix domain-containing protein, producing the protein MPIENIPEIYFEDSKVNPDVFVYDFKMNNNVVKSKVNLSMHMFSFLQVGKKQVHFADTAVAVNKNQSLLLKKGNWLWTELLDTDAIYYCKLLFFSETKLSEFYNKHVNNLKPSKNEVGYFVIENDSYIMSYLNSLATINEAPAIFKYNLLSVKFEELMLYLINKYGSKFELFLQSLISKQISPFKKVIENNVYSNLKLEEIAFLCHMSLSTFKRHFINEYKTSPGKWLQDKRLLKAKEILKEGQLKASDIYLDFGYNNLSNFSIAFKNKFGFNPSEIPS; encoded by the coding sequence ATGCCCATAGAAAACATACCCGAAATTTATTTTGAAGATTCAAAAGTAAATCCAGACGTGTTTGTTTACGATTTTAAAATGAACAACAATGTTGTGAAAAGCAAAGTCAATTTAAGTATGCACATGTTCAGTTTTTTACAGGTAGGAAAAAAACAGGTGCATTTTGCAGATACCGCTGTGGCCGTAAACAAAAATCAGTCTTTACTTCTTAAAAAAGGAAATTGGTTATGGACAGAATTATTAGATACCGATGCCATTTATTATTGCAAACTGTTGTTTTTTTCAGAAACTAAACTTTCAGAGTTTTATAACAAACATGTAAATAATTTAAAACCAAGTAAAAATGAGGTTGGTTATTTTGTGATTGAAAACGATAGCTATATCATGTCTTATCTAAATTCATTGGCAACAATAAACGAAGCACCGGCCATCTTTAAATACAATTTGCTTTCGGTAAAATTTGAAGAACTGATGCTGTATCTTATTAATAAATACGGATCTAAATTTGAATTATTTCTACAGTCTTTAATCTCAAAACAAATATCGCCGTTTAAAAAGGTTATTGAAAACAACGTGTATTCCAATTTAAAGTTAGAGGAAATTGCGTTTTTATGTCATATGAGTTTATCCACTTTTAAACGTCATTTTATCAACGAGTATAAAACGTCTCCCGGAAAATGGTTGCAGGACAAACGGCTTTTAAAAGCTAAAGAAATTTTGAAAGAAGGCCAATTAAAAGCTTCGGATATTTATTTAGATTTTGGCTACAATAACCTTTCTAATTTTAGTATTGCTTTTAAGAATAAATTCGGATTCAATCCGAGTGAGATACCGTCGTAA
- a CDS encoding Dps family protein encodes MKNLVGIEREKAEKLVVELNILLADYEIFYQNLRGFHWNIKGKEFFELHDKFEELYNDAFVKIDEIAERILTLEGEPLHTYTDYLKTARIPEAKSIRDGKKCVEITVKNFSTLITQERLILSLAADADDEGTVSLMSDYITETEKTLWMLNSYLK; translated from the coding sequence ATGAAAAATTTAGTAGGAATAGAAAGAGAGAAAGCAGAGAAATTAGTAGTTGAACTGAATATTTTATTAGCAGATTACGAAATTTTTTATCAAAATTTAAGAGGATTCCATTGGAATATTAAAGGAAAAGAGTTCTTTGAATTGCACGACAAATTTGAAGAGCTATATAATGATGCTTTTGTGAAAATTGACGAAATAGCAGAGCGTATTTTAACCCTCGAAGGCGAACCTTTACACACCTATACCGACTATCTTAAAACGGCTAGAATACCGGAAGCAAAAAGCATCAGAGATGGGAAAAAATGTGTGGAAATTACGGTTAAAAACTTTTCAACTTTAATCACGCAAGAACGTCTCATTCTGTCGCTTGCCGCCGATGCCGATGATGAAGGTACCGTAAGTTTAATGAGTGACTACATTACGGAAACCGAAAAAACACTTTGGATGCTTAATTCCTATTTAAAATAG
- a CDS encoding universal stress protein translates to MKLLKSILVAIDFTESSDYVLKNAISFAKTFKSKITLVHILPDDINNEKVSLLVKTAATSKLKEINASINNEGLETGEFVLEYGDYSDKVVSAADNINANLLFIGSGNKLKEEAFQLGSTAEKIIRKSNQPVFVVKNGETLNIKNIICPVDFSKESTQALNSAIIISRMVDAKLVILSVYPYFKYKFTKLDAAKMNEARHVEHTKEFEAYLKGFNLIDLNYETQVMGGDPAAKILKSIKKNESDLLIMGTTGKSGISKILMGSVTEKVVREVPCSFITLKDEDVVVLELESKIKDIENHYNLAQKLFKNSFFEESIQQYNICLDINFMHIPSLKGIAEVYEKIGDMDNAKKYNEMAEHVMERIENMRIEEEVRKQIKR, encoded by the coding sequence ATGAAATTACTTAAAAGCATTTTAGTTGCCATTGACTTTACGGAGTCTTCTGATTATGTTTTAAAAAACGCCATTAGTTTCGCCAAAACATTTAAATCTAAAATCACGCTTGTCCATATTTTGCCAGATGATATTAACAACGAAAAAGTGAGCCTTCTGGTTAAAACAGCTGCAACTTCAAAGTTAAAGGAGATAAACGCCAGCATTAACAATGAAGGTCTTGAAACGGGGGAATTTGTTTTAGAATACGGAGATTACAGCGACAAAGTAGTTAGTGCGGCCGACAATATAAATGCTAATTTATTATTCATTGGGTCGGGTAACAAACTCAAAGAAGAGGCTTTTCAGTTGGGTAGTACAGCCGAAAAAATTATAAGAAAGAGCAACCAGCCCGTTTTTGTTGTAAAAAATGGAGAAACACTAAATATAAAAAATATCATTTGTCCGGTAGATTTTTCTAAAGAATCTACTCAGGCATTAAACAGTGCCATTATCATATCCCGAATGGTAGACGCGAAGTTGGTTATTCTAAGTGTATATCCATACTTTAAGTACAAATTCACAAAGCTCGATGCTGCCAAAATGAACGAGGCCAGACATGTGGAGCACACCAAGGAGTTCGAGGCCTATTTAAAAGGGTTTAATTTAATAGATTTAAACTACGAAACCCAAGTTATGGGAGGCGATCCCGCAGCAAAAATTCTTAAGTCCATTAAGAAAAACGAATCCGATTTGCTAATTATGGGCACCACAGGAAAGTCTGGTATCAGTAAGATCTTAATGGGCAGTGTTACCGAAAAGGTAGTCCGGGAAGTACCGTGTTCGTTTATTACTTTAAAAGATGAAGACGTTGTTGTTTTGGAGTTGGAATCTAAAATTAAGGATATTGAAAACCACTATAATTTGGCCCAGAAACTTTTTAAAAACAGCTTTTTTGAAGAGTCTATTCAGCAGTATAATATTTGCTTGGATATTAACTTTATGCACATTCCGTCCTTAAAGGGCATTGCCGAGGTTTATGAAAAGATCGGAGATATGGATAATGCTAAAAAATACAATGAAATGGCAGAGCATGTTATGGAACGCATTGAAAACATGAGAATTGAAGAAGAGGTGCGTAAACAAATAAAGCGCTAA